From Pseudoalteromonas rubra, one genomic window encodes:
- a CDS encoding DUF3703 domain-containing protein has product MNQKLTLAFQKEMTAAKAQYEKAQYSKSFYHLERAHILGQSFIIPHTQSHWWMLKLGYKTGSVKEVLGQTARIIASVIFSKIWVPKGNTGGTNVSPIKPMPIPADLAEYLK; this is encoded by the coding sequence ATGAATCAGAAACTAACACTGGCATTTCAAAAGGAAATGACCGCCGCTAAAGCGCAGTATGAAAAAGCTCAATACAGTAAGAGCTTCTATCACTTAGAAAGAGCACACATTCTGGGGCAATCCTTTATTATTCCTCACACCCAGTCGCACTGGTGGATGCTCAAACTAGGATACAAAACCGGTAGCGTGAAGGAGGTGCTGGGGCAAACAGCCCGGATCATTGCTTCTGTTATCTTCTCCAAAATTTGGGTGCCAAAAGGCAATACGGGTGGCACCAATGTGAGCCCTATTAAGCCAATGCCAATTCCAGCCGATCTGGCAGAATACTTGAAATAG
- a CDS encoding Tll0287-like domain-containing protein — protein MTALRFRSVRLSISFLCVACCILPATGYTSENNNQHSIEQSIDDVARTYHASLLYIFSQQKLINSTQGNKSRLFGSALTDNVKETYRALFAQDFPSREDKYINLLLKHMVLVMEDNRTLLLDEHISYKGFIPAIFAFQLSTKFRERGYGINIKFTNVRSRIRNTLSAPDQWEQQALNTLVKDQNSIILDSKASYQGQPAVRYMRPVRMTPLCLNCHGRPKDNPVNNGLEESQWQTKDRTGFYMEGWKLGELGGGISVVIYGENVAGYDESN, from the coding sequence ATGACTGCGTTGAGATTCAGAAGTGTACGTCTAAGTATCAGTTTCCTGTGTGTGGCCTGTTGTATTCTACCGGCCACCGGTTACACATCTGAAAACAACAATCAGCATTCAATTGAGCAGAGCATCGATGACGTTGCACGCACATACCATGCGTCTCTGTTGTACATTTTTAGCCAACAAAAATTGATTAATTCAACACAAGGAAATAAATCTAGACTATTTGGCTCTGCACTTACAGACAATGTAAAAGAGACCTACAGAGCCCTGTTTGCACAGGATTTTCCCAGCCGCGAGGATAAGTACATCAACTTATTGCTAAAGCACATGGTATTAGTTATGGAAGATAACCGCACACTTCTCTTAGATGAGCATATAAGCTACAAAGGGTTTATTCCCGCTATTTTTGCTTTTCAGCTATCCACTAAATTTCGCGAACGGGGCTATGGTATTAATATAAAGTTTACCAATGTGCGGAGTCGGATCAGAAACACCCTGAGCGCTCCTGATCAGTGGGAACAGCAAGCCCTGAACACACTAGTGAAAGACCAAAACAGCATAATCCTGGACAGTAAAGCCAGCTACCAGGGGCAGCCGGCGGTTCGCTATATGCGGCCAGTGAGGATGACGCCCTTATGCCTTAATTGCCATGGTCGACCAAAAGATAACCCTGTCAACAACGGGTTAGAAGAAAGCCAATGGCAGACAAAAGACAGAACGGGTTTTTATATGGAAGGATGGAAACTGGGCGAGTTAGGCGGAGGGATCAGTGTTGTGATCTACGGCGAAAATGTGGCCGGATATGACGAAAGTAACTAG